A stretch of Triticum aestivum cultivar Chinese Spring chromosome 1D, IWGSC CS RefSeq v2.1, whole genome shotgun sequence DNA encodes these proteins:
- the LOC123178059 gene encoding E3 ubiquitin-protein ligase WAV3-like yields MRPKPSSAARMADADADADVCAICLGGMVRGQAGFTAECSHAFHLRCISASVAHGNHDCPLCKAPWTVLPAVNAPPPSSSSSSRQVRRTYQDDEPTVPAQAAAANNGGSGAGVVLRTHCEFPALARGAAREHFAVLVHAKAPSSEAARASLDLVTVLDVSGSMAGSKLALLKKAMGFVIDNLGPADRLSVVSFSNNASRLIRLSRMSDTGKAAAKQAVGSLVANGATNIGEGLRVAADVLDCRRHVNAVASIMLLSDGQDTYTAAGGDAADYITLVPSSLRGYNGAGVRPPAVHTFGFGTDHDAAAMHTIAEATGGTFSFIQNQAIVQDAFAQCIGGLLTVVVQEARLAVTCLHPGVRVREVKSGRYDSHVDDDGRASSVDVGELYADEERRFLILMDVPTAEDAEEVTGLVKVSCTYQDAATGQAATVDGDDAVVQRPVEVTGVEPSMEVERERLRVAATEDMAAAREAADRGEHAEGGRILRRRVAAMKCSARAHKDLDCEELEDEMHDYIGLVEDRQQYQKFGHARILSGMSSHRKQRAATVGKAPGSGGRGGRVQRAAYATPAMKKMVDKSREQRQTAAAPAPQPKRKHGRGQQPDSKSGTGKRHKKH; encoded by the coding sequence ATGCGACCCAAACCTTCCTCTGCCGCGCGCATGGCGGACgcggacgccgacgccgacgtctGCGCCATCTGCCTCGGCGGCATGGTCCGCGGCCAGGCCGGCTTCACGGCCGAGTGCTCCCACGCCTTCCACCTCCGCTGCATCTCCGCCAGCGTCGCGCACGGCAACCACGACTGCCCGCTCTGCAAGGCGCCCTGGACCGTCCTCCCCGCCGTCAACGCcccaccgccgtcgtcgtcgtcgtcttcccgGCAGGTGCGACGCACGTACCAGGACGACGAGCCGACCGTCCCCGCACAGGCCGCGGCGGCAAATAATGGCGGATCAGGAGCCGGGGTGGTCCTCAGGACGCACTGCGAGTTCCCGGCCCTGGCCAGGGGCGCGGCCCGCGAGCACTTCGCCGTGCTCGTGCACGCCAAGGCGCCGTCCTCCGAGGCGGCGCGCGCGTCGCTCGACCTCGTGACCGTGCTCGACGTCAGCGGCAGCATGGCCGGCAGCAAGCTGGCTCTGCTCAAGAAGGCCATGGGGTTCGTCATCGACAACCTCGGCCCGGCCGACCGCCTCTCCGTCGTGTCCTTCTCCAACAACGCCAGCCGCCTGATCCGCCTCTCGCGCATGTCCGACACGGGGAAAGCCGCGGCGAAGCAGGCCGTGGGGTCCCTCGTCGCGAACGGCGCCACGAACATCGGCGAGGGCCTCCGCGTGGCTGCCGACGTGCTTGACTGCCGCCGGCACGTGAACGCCGTCGCCAGTATCATGCTTCTCTCCGATGGGCAGGACACGTACACCGCGGCTGGCGGAGACGCCGCCGACTACATCACCCTGGTGCCATCTTCTCTCAGGGGGTACAACGGCGCGGGAGTCCGGCCTCCGGCGGTTCACACGTTCGGTTTCGGCACGGACCACGACGCGGCGGCCATGCACACCATCGCGGAGGCCACGGGTGGCACGTTTTCCTTCATCCAGAACCAGGCGATCGTCCAGGACGCGTTCGCGCAGTGCATCGGTGGGCTCCTCACGGTCGTCGTGCAGGAGGCGCGTCTCGCGGTGACATGCTTGCATCCGGGCGTGCGCGTCCGCGAGGTCAAGTCCGGCCGCTACGACAGCCACGTGGACGACGATGGCCGTGCTTCCTCGGTGGACGTCGGCGAGCTCTACGCCGACGAGGAGAGGCGCTTCTTGATACTCATGGACGTGCCAACGGCCGAAGACGCTGAAGAAGTCACCGGCCTGGTCAAGGTGAGCTGCACATACCAGGATGCGGCGACAGGGCAGGCGGCCACCGTCGACGGAGACGACGCGGTGGTCCAGAGGCCCGTCGAGGTGACCGGGGTGGAGCCGTCCATGGAGGTGGAGCGCGAGCGCCTCCGGGTGGCGGCAACCGAAGACATGGCGGCGGCACGCGAGGCGGCTGATCGCGGAGAACATGCCGAGGGCGGACGGATACTGCGGAGACGAGTGGCGGCTATGAAGTGCTCGGCGCGCGCTCACAAAGACCTTGACTGCGAGGAGCTGGAGGACGAAATGCACGACTACATCGGTCTCGTGGAAGACAGGCAGCAGTACCAGAAGTTTGGGCACGCGCGCATCCTGTCGGGCATGAGCTCGCACCGGAAGCAGCGCGCCGCCACGGTGGGGAAGGCGCCTGGCAGTGGTGGCCGTGGCGGCCGCGTGCAGCGGGCGGCTTACGCGActccggcaatgaagaagatggtggacaAGTCACGCGAGCAGCGGCAGACCGCAGCGGCGCCGGCGCCACAGCCGAAGAGGAAGCACGGCAGAGGGCAGCAGCCAGACAGCAAGAGCGGCACAGGGAAACGTCACAAAAAGCATTAA